A genomic region of Mitsuaria sp. 7 contains the following coding sequences:
- the gabT gene encoding 4-aminobutyrate--2-oxoglutarate transaminase — protein MSKNQDLEGRRRLATPRGVGVMCDFHADRAENATLWDVEGRAFTDFAAGIAVLNTGHRHPRIVQAIEQQLQRFTHTAYQIVPYESAIALAERINALAPIDGAAKTAFFTTGAEAVENAIKIARAATGRPGVVSFGGAFHGRTLMGLALTGKTIPYKQGFGPFPGEVYHLPFPAARRGITVEQSLGALRQLFQCDIEPARVAAVILEPVQGEGGFHPAPPELTAALRRVCDEHGILLIADEIQTGFGRTGTLFAMEQHQVKPDLITMAKSLAGGMPLSAVCGRAEVMDAPAPGGLGGTYAANPLAVAAAHAVLDVIEEEALCERSRQLGPRLVQFLRSRQARCPSLVEVRGLGSMVAAEFADPQDGRPSARFAQRVQQAALWRDLLLLTCGQDGNVIRFLYPLTIPEPQFDAALQVLAEVLDAVSAHPE, from the coding sequence ATGTCGAAGAACCAGGATCTCGAAGGGCGCCGGCGCCTTGCAACCCCACGCGGCGTGGGCGTGATGTGCGACTTCCATGCCGACCGCGCGGAGAACGCCACGCTGTGGGATGTGGAGGGTCGCGCCTTCACGGACTTCGCGGCTGGCATCGCCGTGCTGAACACCGGCCACCGCCACCCGCGCATCGTGCAGGCCATCGAGCAGCAGTTGCAGCGGTTCACCCACACGGCCTATCAGATCGTCCCTTACGAGAGCGCCATCGCCTTGGCTGAACGCATCAACGCCTTGGCGCCCATCGACGGGGCCGCCAAGACGGCGTTCTTCACGACCGGGGCCGAGGCCGTGGAGAACGCGATCAAGATCGCTCGCGCGGCCACGGGCCGTCCGGGGGTTGTCTCGTTCGGCGGGGCCTTTCACGGCCGCACGCTCATGGGGCTGGCGCTCACGGGAAAGACGATCCCCTACAAGCAAGGCTTCGGTCCTTTCCCCGGCGAGGTGTATCACCTGCCCTTCCCCGCCGCCAGGCGGGGGATCACGGTCGAACAAAGCCTGGGGGCGCTGCGCCAGCTGTTCCAGTGCGACATCGAGCCCGCGCGGGTGGCGGCCGTCATCCTGGAACCGGTGCAGGGCGAGGGAGGCTTCCACCCAGCGCCGCCCGAACTCACCGCCGCTCTTCGGCGCGTGTGCGATGAGCACGGCATCCTGCTGATCGCCGACGAGATCCAGACCGGCTTCGGGCGCACAGGCACCCTGTTCGCCATGGAACAGCATCAGGTCAAGCCGGACCTGATCACCATGGCCAAGAGCCTGGCGGGCGGCATGCCGCTGTCGGCGGTCTGCGGCCGTGCCGAAGTCATGGACGCACCGGCACCGGGCGGTCTCGGCGGGACGTACGCCGCCAACCCGCTCGCCGTGGCGGCGGCGCACGCCGTGCTCGACGTGATCGAGGAGGAGGCACTCTGCGAGCGGTCCCGCCAGCTCGGCCCGCGCCTCGTCCAGTTCCTCCGGTCCCGACAGGCGCGCTGTCCATCGCTGGTCGAAGTCCGTGGCCTGGGTTCCATGGTGGCGGCGGAATTTGCGGACCCGCAAGACGGCCGACCCAGCGCCAGATTCGCCCAACGCGTGCAACAGGCGGCGCTGTGGCGCGACCTGCTGTTGCTGACCTGCGGACAGGACGGCAACGTGATCCGCTTCCTGTATCCGCTGACCATTCCCGAGCCCCAGTTCGACGCCGCGCTGCAGGTGCTGGCAGAGGTACTCGATGCGGTCTCGGCCCATCCGGAATGA
- a CDS encoding cupin domain-containing protein, whose product MCITVKPWSDPVEPSRYRLPPEKLIEGDPLQTLWVHHVDARQRFSAGYWHSEVGKWHVAYTEEEFCEILEGVSLLTDAQGHTSTLRAGDRFVIPRGFRGCWEVIEPTRKLFVAYEDEA is encoded by the coding sequence ATGTGCATCACCGTGAAGCCATGGAGCGATCCCGTCGAGCCTTCGCGCTACCGCCTGCCGCCTGAGAAGTTGATCGAGGGCGATCCCCTGCAGACGCTGTGGGTGCATCACGTGGATGCCAGGCAGCGCTTCAGCGCCGGCTACTGGCACAGCGAAGTCGGCAAGTGGCACGTGGCCTACACCGAGGAGGAGTTCTGCGAAATCCTGGAAGGGGTCAGCCTGCTCACGGATGCGCAGGGCCACACCAGCACCTTGCGCGCTGGCGATCGCTTCGTCATCCCGCGCGGATTTCGTGGCTGCTGGGAAGTGATTGAGCCCACCCGGAAACTTTTCGTGGCCTACGAGGACGAGGCCTGA
- a CDS encoding glutamine synthetase family protein, translating to MDKSTFTFTDLEHWLDQHRVTEIECLVPDLTGVARGKILPREKFTEDRGMRLPEAVVGLGVTGNFPDEGPYYDVIHPTDRDMHLRPDPSSVRIVPWASDPTAQVIHDCFDRDGKLVPFAPRSVLRRVCDLFAAEGWTPIVAPELEFYLIERNSDPNTPLKPPRGRSGRAETSRQAYSIDAVNEFDPLFEDIYSYCEKMELNVDTLIHEVGAGQMEINFFHDEPLGLADEVFFFKRIIRETALRHEMYATFMAKPMAGEPGSAMHIHQSVVDRASGRNIFSNADGSPSQEFLWYIGGLQKYTPAAMALFAPYVNSYRRLARSTAAPINIQWGTDNRTVGIRSPLATPNARRIENRVIGADANPYVALAATLACGYLGIRNRIEPSPECEGDAYLGDHQLPRSLGEALALLADEKDLREVLGHEFITVYSEVKALEHDEFMKVISPWEREHLLLHV from the coding sequence ATGGACAAGAGCACCTTCACCTTCACCGACCTGGAACACTGGCTGGACCAGCATCGCGTCACCGAGATCGAATGCCTGGTGCCCGACCTCACCGGCGTGGCCCGCGGAAAGATCCTGCCGCGCGAGAAGTTCACCGAGGACCGCGGCATGCGCCTGCCCGAGGCCGTGGTGGGCCTGGGCGTCACGGGCAACTTCCCCGACGAGGGCCCGTATTACGACGTCATCCACCCCACGGATCGCGACATGCACCTGCGGCCCGATCCGAGCAGCGTGCGCATCGTGCCCTGGGCGTCCGACCCGACGGCGCAGGTGATCCACGACTGCTTCGACCGCGACGGAAAACTGGTGCCCTTCGCGCCCCGTTCGGTGCTGCGGCGGGTCTGCGACCTGTTCGCCGCGGAGGGCTGGACGCCCATCGTGGCGCCCGAGCTGGAGTTCTATCTGATCGAGCGCAACAGCGATCCGAACACGCCGCTGAAGCCGCCGCGCGGCCGCAGCGGCCGCGCGGAGACCTCGCGCCAGGCCTACTCGATCGATGCGGTGAACGAGTTCGATCCGCTGTTCGAGGACATCTACTCCTACTGCGAAAAGATGGAGCTCAACGTGGACACCCTGATCCACGAAGTCGGAGCCGGCCAGATGGAGATCAACTTCTTCCACGACGAGCCGCTGGGGCTGGCCGACGAGGTCTTCTTCTTCAAGCGCATCATCCGCGAGACCGCGCTGCGCCACGAGATGTACGCCACCTTCATGGCCAAGCCCATGGCGGGCGAGCCGGGCAGCGCGATGCACATCCACCAGAGCGTGGTGGACCGGGCCAGCGGCCGCAACATCTTCAGCAACGCCGACGGATCGCCCAGCCAGGAGTTCCTCTGGTACATCGGCGGACTGCAGAAGTACACCCCTGCGGCGATGGCGCTGTTCGCGCCCTACGTCAACTCCTACCGGCGACTCGCGCGGTCGACCGCGGCCCCGATCAACATCCAGTGGGGCACCGACAACCGCACGGTGGGCATCCGCTCTCCGCTGGCCACGCCCAACGCCCGGCGCATCGAGAACCGGGTGATAGGCGCGGACGCCAACCCCTACGTGGCGCTGGCGGCGACGCTGGCCTGCGGCTACCTGGGCATCCGCAACCGCATCGAGCCCTCACCGGAATGCGAGGGCGACGCCTACCTCGGCGATCACCAGCTGCCGCGCTCGCTGGGCGAAGCCCTGGCGCTGCTGGCGGACGAGAAGGACCTGCGCGAGGTGCTGGGCCACGAGTTCATCACGGTGTATTCGGAGGTCAAGGCCCTGGAACACGATGAGTTCATGAAGGTGATCTCCCCTTGGGAACGCGAACACCTGCTGCTGCACGTGTGA
- a CDS encoding FAD-binding oxidoreductase, translating into MNYLNEDLALARDSYYLEGTTRDPVHAPLQGEQDCDVAIVGGGLAGLSAAIELAERGFRVTVLEARELGSGASGRNGGQAIHGLACDQREIERQLGETRAREVWKMSIEALDILRERIARFDIDAQWRDGFLGVAVNGRKARELLSHADHLERHYDYPMRRIARADLPAWIASARYVAAVHDPRSGHLHPLRYTLGVGRAAASLGVTLHEHSQVTAVEPGRRPVLVTAGGRLKARKVLLAGNVYLQGLAPALAPRIMPVGTYIAATAPLPPDQLRALIPCGAAVCDNNFVLDYFRPSQDGRLIFGGRASYSTLTPSGLADSMRKRIATVFPQLAQVQITHAWGGFVDVTMNRAPDFGRLPAARGQPDNIYYLQGFSGHGLALTGLSGRLVAEAMAGDAQRFDTFAALRHRAFPGGRWLRTPALVAGMAYYRLKDLL; encoded by the coding sequence ATGAACTATCTGAACGAGGATCTGGCGCTGGCGCGCGACTCCTACTACCTCGAAGGCACGACGCGCGATCCCGTCCACGCGCCGCTGCAGGGCGAGCAGGACTGCGATGTGGCCATCGTGGGCGGCGGGCTGGCGGGCCTGTCCGCCGCCATCGAGCTGGCGGAACGAGGGTTCCGTGTCACGGTGCTGGAGGCACGCGAACTGGGCTCCGGCGCCAGCGGACGCAATGGCGGACAAGCCATCCACGGACTGGCCTGCGACCAGCGGGAGATCGAGCGTCAACTCGGCGAAACGCGCGCCCGCGAAGTCTGGAAGATGAGCATCGAGGCGCTCGACATCCTGCGCGAGCGCATCGCGCGCTTCGACATCGATGCGCAATGGCGGGACGGTTTCCTCGGCGTGGCCGTCAACGGACGCAAGGCGCGCGAGCTGCTCTCCCACGCCGATCATCTGGAGCGGCATTACGACTACCCGATGAGGCGCATCGCCCGCGCGGATCTGCCGGCCTGGATCGCCAGCGCACGCTACGTCGCGGCGGTGCACGACCCCCGCTCCGGCCACCTGCACCCGCTCCGGTACACGCTGGGCGTGGGCCGCGCCGCGGCCTCGCTGGGCGTCACCCTCCACGAACACAGCCAGGTCACGGCCGTGGAACCCGGACGACGCCCCGTGCTCGTCACGGCGGGCGGGCGACTGAAGGCCCGCAAGGTGCTGCTGGCCGGCAACGTCTACCTCCAGGGCCTGGCGCCGGCACTGGCCCCGCGCATCATGCCGGTCGGCACCTACATCGCGGCGACCGCGCCGCTGCCGCCCGACCAACTGCGCGCGCTCATCCCGTGCGGCGCCGCCGTCTGCGACAACAACTTCGTCCTGGACTACTTCCGCCCCTCCCAGGACGGCCGTTTGATCTTCGGAGGGCGTGCGAGCTACAGCACGCTCACGCCCTCCGGCCTCGCGGACAGCATGCGCAAGCGCATTGCGACAGTCTTCCCGCAACTCGCGCAGGTGCAGATCACGCATGCGTGGGGCGGTTTCGTCGACGTGACGATGAACCGCGCGCCCGACTTCGGCCGCCTGCCGGCCGCCCGCGGCCAACCCGACAACATCTACTACCTGCAAGGCTTCTCGGGCCACGGCCTGGCGCTGACCGGACTCTCCGGCCGCCTGGTGGCCGAGGCCATGGCCGGCGACGCGCAGCGCTTCGACACCTTCGCCGCGTTGCGCCATCGCGCCTTCCCGGGTGGCCGCTGGCTGAGGACTCCCGCGCTGGTCGCGGGCATGGCCTATTACCGCCTGAAGGACCTGCTATGA
- a CDS encoding DUF2817 domain-containing protein, translating into MLQADSSPSSGPSSPSAPAAASARFPDTYAEARTAWLAEVQRLGGEWQGFQHPGLGPDGEVLWMDAAWFGEPAARQVLVVACGTHGIEGYAGSAVQTAWLAQGGPANPPADTAVLLIHAVNPWGFAHRQRVTEDNVDLNRNFRHHGTTPTPDNPGYDELHPQLALAHWDEEEIARAFAAMDAYRERMGEKAFSDAFNGGQYSRPDGIFFGGTSPCWANTTLRGLLRSRLAGARACLFVDLHTGIGPYGEPFLINVDPPASPARELALSVWGEEALSGKGSTHKALATFQGLLLDAFADELPHCRTSAVAIEFGTRERRVMQRAHLALMWLRRQTGDAAATPAARAARAEYAEAFMPSDHGWRDSVMRAGTALCRQAWSAVADGQLVGFMPVERT; encoded by the coding sequence ATGCTGCAAGCCGACTCCTCCCCCTCCTCCGGCCCGTCCTCCCCTTCCGCCCCCGCCGCCGCTTCCGCCCGTTTCCCCGACACCTACGCCGAGGCACGCACCGCCTGGCTGGCGGAAGTCCAGCGGCTGGGCGGCGAGTGGCAGGGCTTCCAACACCCGGGGCTCGGTCCTGACGGTGAAGTGCTCTGGATGGATGCCGCGTGGTTCGGCGAACCTGCGGCGCGGCAGGTGTTGGTCGTGGCCTGCGGCACGCATGGCATCGAAGGGTATGCGGGCTCGGCCGTCCAGACCGCCTGGCTGGCCCAAGGCGGCCCCGCGAACCCTCCGGCCGACACCGCGGTGCTGCTGATCCACGCGGTCAATCCCTGGGGCTTCGCCCATCGGCAGCGGGTCACGGAAGACAACGTGGACCTGAACCGGAACTTCCGCCATCACGGGACGACGCCGACGCCGGACAACCCGGGCTACGACGAGCTGCATCCGCAGCTGGCGCTGGCGCACTGGGACGAGGAGGAGATCGCCCGCGCCTTCGCCGCCATGGACGCCTACCGCGAACGGATGGGTGAGAAGGCGTTCTCCGATGCCTTCAACGGCGGACAGTACAGCCGACCCGATGGGATCTTCTTCGGCGGCACCAGCCCCTGCTGGGCCAACACGACCCTGCGTGGCCTGCTGCGCAGTCGACTCGCCGGTGCCAGGGCTTGCCTCTTCGTCGACCTGCACACGGGCATCGGTCCTTACGGTGAGCCGTTCCTGATCAACGTCGACCCGCCGGCGTCGCCGGCGCGCGAGCTCGCACTGAGCGTCTGGGGCGAGGAAGCGCTCAGCGGCAAGGGTTCCACCCACAAGGCCCTGGCGACCTTCCAGGGTCTGCTGCTCGACGCCTTCGCCGACGAACTGCCGCACTGCCGCACGTCCGCCGTGGCCATCGAATTCGGCACCCGCGAGCGCCGCGTCATGCAGCGCGCCCACCTGGCGCTGATGTGGCTGCGCCGGCAGACCGGGGACGCCGCCGCAACGCCTGCCGCGCGCGCGGCGCGCGCCGAATATGCCGAAGCCTTCATGCCGAGCGATCACGGCTGGCGCGACTCGGTCATGCGCGCAGGCACGGCGCTGTGCCGGCAGGCCTGGAGCGCCGTCGCGGACGGCCAACTCGTTGGCTTCATGCCCGTGGAGCGGACATGA
- a CDS encoding helix-turn-helix domain-containing protein, translating into MIQDMVEIPALPNRPSPRKNRRRTCFALALDADGIDHLAAMNAAIGLPGFFAAMLSFLRLLIDAEQGVMLRYAVDERPSYLAIDAPAARQRGAREEVYINGPYILDPAYQLFMSGQADGAYAMSEYVPDNFQQGEFFEIFFRNTHLIDTIDIFWRIDERSGIAICLGREDETPPFEAAEIALIRHTLPLLFSALRRHHDLAAPAARDEANHLVHRKVQTTMEQFGASLLTKREREVLFYMLSGYSSEQTADRLHTAEGTIRNQRKSIHRKLETGSQAELFSLFIQCIPFADPDQPVDPLVQVQAR; encoded by the coding sequence ATGATCCAGGACATGGTCGAGATCCCCGCGTTGCCGAACCGTCCCTCCCCTCGCAAGAACCGCCGCCGGACCTGCTTCGCGCTGGCCCTGGATGCCGACGGCATCGACCACCTGGCGGCGATGAACGCCGCCATCGGACTGCCGGGCTTCTTCGCAGCGATGCTGAGCTTCCTGCGCCTGCTGATCGATGCGGAACAGGGCGTGATGCTGCGATACGCCGTGGATGAACGCCCGTCCTACCTCGCCATCGACGCCCCCGCGGCGCGGCAGCGCGGCGCGCGCGAGGAGGTCTACATCAACGGCCCCTACATCCTGGACCCGGCGTATCAGCTGTTCATGAGCGGCCAGGCCGACGGCGCCTACGCCATGTCCGAGTACGTGCCGGACAACTTCCAGCAAGGGGAGTTCTTCGAGATCTTCTTCCGCAACACGCACCTGATCGACACGATCGACATCTTCTGGCGGATCGACGAGCGCAGCGGCATCGCCATCTGTCTGGGACGGGAGGACGAGACGCCCCCCTTCGAGGCCGCCGAGATCGCATTGATCCGCCACACGCTGCCGCTGCTGTTCAGCGCGCTGCGCCGGCATCACGACCTCGCGGCGCCCGCCGCGCGCGACGAGGCCAACCACCTGGTGCATCGCAAGGTGCAGACCACCATGGAGCAGTTCGGCGCGTCGCTGCTCACCAAGCGCGAACGCGAGGTGCTCTTCTACATGCTGAGCGGCTACTCCTCGGAGCAGACCGCCGACCGGCTGCACACCGCCGAAGGCACCATCCGCAACCAGCGCAAGAGCATCCATCGCAAGCTCGAGACGGGGTCCCAGGCCGAGCTGTTCTCGCTCTTCATCCAGTGCATCCCCTTCGCCGACCCCGACCAGCCCGTGGATCCGCTCGTGCAGGTGCAGGCGCGCTGA
- a CDS encoding TonB-dependent receptor: MISLGASAQTAPATGPDEPPASRKVDADKTADKPIGKPVAELDRVEVTSSKRRQLQDEVAGTVTALSGSKLEQMGVKDAEDLFKLTPGVQFNKGNADGALYSIRGIGTNTSSDNVIFGQTPTGIYIEDIPFTDPYVYISSPDVPPFDLERVEVLRGPQGALYGSASLGGAVRYLFAKPQLRQQQFSVLTGVSSVGQGGTGYTTNLMANLPLFSDVAALRVVLTKRRDAGYVDNKGTGRKDINANDAESARVILAFKPSATLDLTATYMRQHSKQNGDSGVFPDPEKLSIDTPTDARIDSRIDLSSLQANWDMGGLKLTSLTGYQTKRREQQTDVTYLLVPDFTLYGGVNYPNVDRAINVEPRRSNGFTQEFRLAPTETGDLSWLVGVFHQKVNFFRSQVVTLPGANDPVDLPGDVYFETVRQGSATENSLFADFDWKLTPKWTAGAGARYFKTRVNFDRSNFGAPFTRFESDESGTTPRFSTRYELSSQASVYATASRGYRFGGINTTGSLPYKSDSLWNYEIGARLRPSRQLSLELSAFTLRWKDIQVSTSDPNGFIVTTNVASARSNGLEATLGWRPVNSFALNLSTAITSAQIKAPFVSGNGRDVASGTDLPGAAKFQATADASYNFAGPLDSSGSVSAVLQYLGKRKAQLDADLVLPAYTTLDLRTNFGWTHWELGAFVQNVTDKRGQSSAAVNYSSYQNPGAVNFTQWYPIRPRTVGVTLRYDY; the protein is encoded by the coding sequence GTGATCAGCCTCGGTGCCTCGGCGCAGACCGCGCCCGCGACGGGGCCCGACGAGCCCCCGGCCAGCAGGAAGGTCGACGCGGACAAGACGGCCGACAAGCCGATCGGCAAACCGGTCGCCGAACTGGATCGGGTCGAAGTCACCTCCAGCAAGCGACGTCAACTGCAGGACGAGGTCGCGGGGACCGTCACCGCGCTGTCGGGCAGCAAGCTGGAGCAGATGGGCGTCAAGGACGCGGAGGATCTCTTCAAGCTGACGCCGGGCGTGCAGTTCAACAAGGGCAATGCCGACGGCGCGCTCTACAGCATCCGCGGCATCGGCACCAACACCAGCTCCGACAACGTCATCTTCGGCCAGACCCCCACGGGGATCTACATCGAGGACATCCCGTTCACCGACCCCTACGTCTACATCTCCAGCCCCGACGTTCCCCCCTTCGACCTGGAGCGGGTGGAAGTGCTGCGCGGACCGCAAGGCGCGCTGTACGGCTCGGCGTCGCTGGGCGGCGCGGTGCGCTACCTGTTCGCCAAGCCGCAGCTGCGGCAGCAGCAGTTCTCCGTGCTCACGGGCGTATCGAGCGTGGGGCAGGGCGGCACGGGCTACACCACCAACCTGATGGCCAACCTGCCCTTGTTCAGCGACGTGGCCGCCTTGCGCGTCGTGCTGACGAAACGTCGGGACGCCGGGTACGTGGACAACAAGGGCACCGGCCGCAAGGACATCAACGCCAACGATGCGGAGTCGGCCCGCGTCATCCTGGCCTTCAAGCCCAGCGCCACGCTGGACCTGACGGCCACCTACATGCGGCAGCACAGCAAGCAGAACGGGGACTCCGGCGTCTTTCCGGATCCGGAGAAGCTCAGCATCGATACGCCGACCGATGCCCGCATCGATTCGCGCATCGACCTGAGTAGCCTGCAGGCCAACTGGGACATGGGCGGGCTCAAGCTCACTTCGCTCACCGGCTACCAGACCAAGCGTCGCGAGCAGCAGACGGACGTCACCTACCTGCTGGTGCCCGACTTCACCTTGTATGGCGGGGTGAACTATCCCAACGTGGACCGCGCGATCAACGTCGAGCCCCGTCGTTCCAACGGATTCACCCAGGAGTTCCGGCTGGCGCCGACCGAGACCGGCGACCTCAGCTGGCTGGTGGGCGTGTTCCACCAGAAGGTCAACTTCTTCCGGTCGCAGGTGGTGACCCTGCCGGGCGCGAACGATCCGGTCGACCTGCCGGGCGATGTCTACTTCGAGACCGTGCGTCAGGGCAGCGCGACCGAGAACTCCCTGTTCGCCGACTTCGACTGGAAGCTGACGCCGAAGTGGACGGCGGGCGCCGGCGCGCGCTACTTCAAGACCCGCGTGAACTTCGACCGCTCCAACTTCGGCGCGCCGTTCACCCGCTTCGAGAGCGACGAGAGCGGGACCACGCCCCGGTTCAGCACGCGCTACGAGCTGTCGTCGCAGGCCTCCGTCTATGCGACCGCGTCGCGCGGCTATCGCTTCGGAGGCATCAACACGACGGGATCGCTCCCCTACAAGTCCGATTCGCTGTGGAACTACGAGATCGGCGCGCGCCTGCGGCCGTCACGCCAGCTGTCGCTGGAGCTGAGCGCCTTCACGCTGCGATGGAAAGACATCCAGGTCTCCACCTCGGATCCCAACGGCTTCATCGTCACCACCAACGTGGCCTCCGCCCGGTCGAACGGCCTGGAGGCGACGCTCGGATGGCGGCCGGTGAACAGCTTCGCGCTCAATCTGTCGACGGCCATCACCAGCGCCCAGATCAAGGCGCCGTTCGTCTCGGGCAACGGCCGCGACGTGGCCTCCGGCACGGACCTGCCGGGCGCGGCCAAGTTCCAGGCCACGGCCGACGCCAGCTACAACTTCGCCGGTCCGCTGGACAGCAGTGGCAGCGTCAGCGCCGTGCTGCAGTACCTCGGCAAGCGCAAGGCGCAGCTGGATGCCGACCTCGTGCTTCCGGCCTACACCACGCTGGACCTGCGAACGAACTTCGGCTGGACCCATTGGGAGCTGGGCGCCTTCGTGCAGAACGTGACCGACAAGCGCGGTCAGTCCAGCGCCGCCGTCAACTACTCGAGCTATCAGAATCCGGGCGCGGTGAACTTCACCCAGTGGTATCCCATCCGTCCCCGGACCGTTGGCGTGACACTGCGCTATGACTACTGA
- a CDS encoding MFS transporter, whose translation MGTIAVERQGLRGHALVVLGVLTLVNTVSQSGGTLLSAVLPLIKAEFGFSDSALGLLTGYGSAVSFALLTLPISHWAARYGNSLVLALSMLVCALTNMMTAGCHALWQLIAARFVSGAGPAAAWPLGQALVAEHFPPHRRSGAMAVYTAGDFVGSTLPLVLGGWLAVQYGWRTAFVVFGLLTLVAPVLQWWLVPNHPAVPVEQGAATDDEPLRWKDGLRELWRLPAYVHIMFGFSWASFAVYGLSQWMPSFYNRQFGLAPDEAAAFFGGAYASGAMLGLVLGGALGNRLGRGGNERLLPFCMLTYLLTFPCILGVLFAPNLKFAFAAHVAATVFGAMPNGPVLSMLHGSVPRRLRVLGSSIFLLVMTLLGAGGGPLLIGIGSDLLAPTLGPEALKYAMLCVKLLGVLLFVHLGIAWRNARRDAALTLGDGP comes from the coding sequence GTGGGAACGATCGCCGTGGAGAGGCAGGGCCTCAGGGGACACGCCCTCGTGGTGCTGGGCGTGCTGACCCTGGTCAATACCGTCTCGCAGTCGGGGGGCACGCTGCTGTCGGCCGTGCTGCCGCTGATCAAGGCGGAATTCGGCTTCTCCGACTCGGCCCTCGGGCTGCTGACCGGCTACGGGTCGGCGGTGTCCTTCGCGCTGCTGACGCTGCCGATCTCGCACTGGGCCGCCCGATACGGCAATTCGCTGGTGCTGGCCCTGAGCATGCTGGTCTGCGCGCTCACCAACATGATGACGGCCGGCTGCCATGCGTTGTGGCAACTGATCGCGGCCCGCTTCGTCTCGGGGGCCGGCCCTGCCGCGGCATGGCCCCTTGGACAGGCGCTCGTGGCCGAGCACTTCCCGCCTCACAGGCGGTCCGGTGCCATGGCCGTGTACACGGCGGGTGACTTCGTCGGCAGCACGCTGCCGCTGGTACTCGGCGGCTGGTTGGCCGTGCAGTATGGATGGCGCACCGCGTTCGTGGTGTTCGGCCTGCTGACCCTGGTCGCGCCGGTGCTGCAGTGGTGGCTGGTGCCCAACCATCCCGCCGTCCCGGTGGAGCAGGGCGCCGCGACCGACGACGAGCCGCTTCGCTGGAAGGACGGATTGCGCGAGTTGTGGCGGCTTCCCGCCTACGTGCACATCATGTTCGGGTTCAGCTGGGCGTCCTTCGCCGTGTACGGCCTGTCGCAGTGGATGCCCAGTTTCTACAACCGCCAGTTCGGCCTGGCGCCGGACGAGGCGGCGGCCTTCTTCGGCGGCGCCTACGCGTCCGGCGCCATGCTCGGCCTCGTGCTGGGAGGCGCACTGGGCAACCGCCTCGGTCGGGGCGGCAACGAGCGGCTGCTGCCCTTCTGCATGCTCACCTACCTGCTGACCTTCCCCTGCATCCTCGGCGTGCTGTTCGCGCCCAACCTCAAGTTCGCGTTCGCAGCCCATGTCGCGGCCACCGTCTTCGGCGCGATGCCCAACGGCCCGGTGCTCTCCATGCTGCATGGCAGCGTCCCGCGTCGCCTGCGCGTGCTGGGCTCCTCCATCTTCCTGCTGGTCATGACCCTGCTCGGCGCCGGTGGCGGCCCCTTGCTGATCGGCATCGGCAGCGACCTGCTGGCCCCCACGCTGGGGCCCGAGGCCCTGAAGTACGCCATGCTCTGCGTGAAGCTGCTGGGCGTGCTGCTCTTCGTCCATCTCGGCATCGCCTGGCGCAACGCGCGCCGGGATGCTGCCCTCACTCTAGGAGACGGCCCATGA